Genomic window (Cohaesibacter intestini):
TCCCGTCCAGACCAAATGTCACCCAGCCTCGCGAACATGACCAGACAGGAAAGACAGCACACCTTCGGATGTCAGCTGCCCCACGAGTTGGTCACCATGCAAGACACCCACGGGTGTCTTTGCTCGCGCAACCACCTCGAGTATGTCCGACAGCAGCTGCCCAGCGGCCACCGTCCGATCAAAATGCACGCCCACGAGCGGTACCATCGCATCTTCTGCTCGCAACACCCCCAGTGGATTCATATGAGCAACAAAGTCGGAAACATAGGCATTTGCAGGCCGGGCAAAAATATCCTGAGGTCGACCGCTCTGAACGATCCGCCCCCCTTCCATAATGGCAATCCGGTTGCCAAGCTTGAAGGCTTCATCAAGATCATGGCTAACGAACAGGATTGTGCGCTTTAACCGGTCCTGCAGTGCCAACAAGTCGTCCTGCAGCTTTGCCCGGATCAAAGGATCAAGGGCGGAGAAGGGCTCGTCCATCAACAGGATTGGCGCTTGGGTGGCAAAGGCACGAGCAAGCCCGACCCGCTGCTGCATACCGCCAGACAATTCGCAGACCGCCCTGTCAGCCCAGTCTTCGAGACCAACCAGCGCTAATTGTTCAATCGCCGCTTCCCTGCGATGTTTCTTCGGCACACCGCAGAGCTCCAGCCCCAACCCGACATTCTGAACCACGGTCCGCCATGGCAACAACCCGAATTGCTGAAACACCATCGCCACACGCCGTCCGCGAATATGCCTCAGGGTCTGCCTTGACGCTCCGGTGACATTCACCAAAGCGCCACCGTGATTGACGTGAACAGCACCGCGCACCACCGGATTAAGCCCATTCACCGCCCGCAACAATGTAGATTTGCCTGAGCCAGACAAACCCATAAGGACATAGATTTCTCCCTCCTCTATATCCAGCGAGCAATTGTGCACACCCAGAATTTGACCAGTTTCGTCCTGTATGGCGGCCCGGTCGAAGCCTTGATCCATCAACGGAAGGGCCGCCTCAGGATCCTCGCCGAAAACGATAGAGACAGTGTCAATCTTTACCGCCAGTGTCATGACCGACCTCTCCGACTGAGCATCCGGTCAAGGATAATCGCGACCACAACAATGACAAA
Coding sequences:
- the choV gene encoding choline ABC transporter ATP-binding protein; translated protein: MTLAVKIDTVSIVFGEDPEAALPLMDQGFDRAAIQDETGQILGVHNCSLDIEEGEIYVLMGLSGSGKSTLLRAVNGLNPVVRGAVHVNHGGALVNVTGASRQTLRHIRGRRVAMVFQQFGLLPWRTVVQNVGLGLELCGVPKKHRREAAIEQLALVGLEDWADRAVCELSGGMQQRVGLARAFATQAPILLMDEPFSALDPLIRAKLQDDLLALQDRLKRTILFVSHDLDEAFKLGNRIAIMEGGRIVQSGRPQDIFARPANAYVSDFVAHMNPLGVLRAEDAMVPLVGVHFDRTVAAGQLLSDILEVVARAKTPVGVLHGDQLVGQLTSEGVLSFLSGHVREAG